A DNA window from Macadamia integrifolia cultivar HAES 741 chromosome 4, SCU_Mint_v3, whole genome shotgun sequence contains the following coding sequences:
- the LOC122077191 gene encoding protein RBL, whose protein sequence is MNVPIIDPLQGDFPEVIEEFLQHGVMKCIAFNRRGTLLAAGCSDGSCVIWDFETRGIAKELRDKDCIAPITSVCWSKYGRHILVSATDKSLTLWDVVNGEKITRMTLQQTTLHARLHPGSHAPSVCLACPLSSAPIIVDLNTGSTTVLPVSVSDAGNGAVPPSRNKFSDGSPPFTPTAACFNKYGDLIYVGNSKGEILIIDYKNIQVHGIVPISGAAVIKNIVFSRNGQYLLTNSNDRTIRVYENRLPLKDGASAVDDICKSMEELQGVEKLKVVGSKCLVLFREFQDSVTRIHWKAPCFSGDGEWVVGASASKGEHKIYIWDTAGHLVKILEGPKEALTDLAWHPVHPIVVSVSFSGLVYIWAKDYTENWSAFAPDFKELEENEEYVEREDEFDLISEAEKVKESDVNEDDEVDIMTVEKDSAFSDSDMSQEELCFLPADPCPDAEQQDKCVGSSSKLVDSNHCGSPPSEGAGQNGQAMQPVSSPAEAIDNSVAEGTGVAHMKRKRKPSEKGLELQAEKVRRPITKIKASSKSSKVKNKSIAAQDTDISEFVDDVTDEYQ, encoded by the exons ATGAATGTGCCTATCATTG ACCCCTTGCAAGGGGATTTTCCTGAGGTGATTGAGGAATTCCTGCAACATGGGGTTATGAAATGCATTGCCTTTAATCGCCGAGGAACGCTTCTGGCAG CTGGTTGCTCTGATGGAAGTTGTGTGATCTGGGATTTTGAGACCAGGGGGATAGCGAAGGAACTTCGAGACAAAGACTGTATTGCTCCCATTACAAGTGTTTGTTGGTCAAAGTATGGGCGGCACATTCTTGTGTCAGCTACTGACAAGTCCTTGACACTTTGGGATGTTGTTAATGGGGAAAAGATTACTCGAATGACTCTGCAGCAAACCACACTGCATGCTCGCCTGCATCCAGGTTCACATGCTCCTTCGGTCTGCCTGGCATGCCCGCTATCATCTGCTCCCATCATTGTTGACTTGAATACTGGAAGCACAACTGTGCTGCCGGTTTCAGTCTCTGACGCAGGCAATGGAGCTGTCCCTCCATCGCGCAATAAGTTTTCAGATGGGTCTCCTCCTTTCACTCCAACTGCTGCGTGCTTTAACAAGTACGGGGATCTGATTTATGTGGGGAACTCCAAAGGGGAAATACTCATAATTGACTACAAGAACATCCAAGTACATGGAATTgttcccatttctggggcagcTGTGATTAAAAATATTGTTTTCAGTAGGAATGGGCAGTATCTTCTAACAAATTCAAATGATCGCACAATCAGGGTCTATGAGAATCGTCTGCCCCTGAAAGATGGAGCTAGTGCTGTTGATGACATATGCAAGAGCATGGAAGAGCTGCAGGGTGTTGAAAAGTTGAAGGTAGTTGGGTCAAAGTGCTTAGTACTTTTCAGAGAGTTTCAGGATTCAGTCACTAGGATTCATTGGAAAGCACCCTGTTTCAGTGGTGATGGTGAGTGGGTGGTTGGTGCTTCTGCTAGCAAAGGAGAGCACAAGATCTATATATGGGACACAGCTGGGCATCTGGTAAAGATCCTTGAAGGTCCTAAAGAAGCCTTGACAGATCTGGCGTGGCATCCTGTGCATCCAATTGTGGTCTCAGTTTCCTTTTCCGGCTTGGTTTATATTTGGGCTAAGGATTATACTGAGAACTGGAGTGCATTTGCCCCAGATTTCAAGGAGCTGGAGGAAAATGAAGAATATGTTGAAAGAGaagatgaatttgatttgatttcagaaGCTGAAAAA GTGAAAGAATCAGATgttaatgaagatgatgaagttgataTCATGACAGTAGAGAAGGATTCAGCTTTCAGTGATTCCGATATGTCACAGGAAGAACTCTGTTTCTTGCCAGCAGATCCATGTCCAGATGCTGAGCAACAAGATAAGTGTGTTGGAAGCTCATCAAAGTTGGTGGATAGCAATCATTGTGGATCCCCTCCTTCGGAAGGGGCAGGACAGAATGGGCAAGCAATGCAGCCCGTGTCAAGTCCAGCAGAAG CAATTGATAATTCTGTTGCAGAGGGTACAGGTGTGGCACACATGAAAAGAAAGCGGAAACCTTCAGAGAAGGGGTTGGAGTTGCAGGCTGAAAAGGTCAgaaggcccattacaaagatCAAAGCTTCTAGTAAGTCATCAAAAGTTAAGAACAAGTCTATTGCTGCGCAAGATACAGATATATCTGAATTTGTGGATGATGTAACTGATGAGTACCAATAG
- the LOC122076706 gene encoding mitochondrial uncoupling protein 3 isoform X2: MERSKEKENTPTKIFLTSLSAMVAETTTFPIDITKTRLQLHGESLSSTRPTNAFQVAFEIVQREGMLGLYKGLSPAILRHLFYTPIRIVGYEHLREAFPSVSFSLVGKAFIGGLSGMIAQVVASPADLVKVRMQADGLLVRLGLQPRYTGPFDAINKIVHTEGIGGLWRGVLPNVQRAFLVNMGELACYDHAKRFIIQNQICEDGVYAHSLASIMSGLSATALSCPADVVKTRMMNQVSTKEAKIIYKSSYDCLVKTVRIEGLRALWKGFFPTWARLGPWQFVFWVSYEKFRYMAGLSSF, encoded by the coding sequence ATGGAGAGAAGCAAAGAGAAGGAGAATACCCCCACAAAGATCTTTCTAACTTCACTGTCCGCTATGGTTGCTGAGACGACTACCTTCCCCATAGATATCACAAAGACGAGGCTCCAGCTTCATGGTGAATCACTTTCTTCAACTAGGCCAACTAATGCATTCCAAGTGGCATTTGAGATAGTTCAGAGAGAAGGCATGCTGGGTCTCTATAAGGGCCTCTCCCCTGCAATCCTTCGACATCTCTTCTATACACCAATCCGAATTGTTGGGTATGAACACTTAAGAGAGGCCTTCCCAAGTGTTTCTTTTTCCCTCGTTGGCAAGGCCTTCATCGGAGGTCTCTCTGGCATGATTGCTCAGGTTGTGGCTAGTCCTGCTGACCTTGTAAAGGTCAGAATGCAAGCAGATGGTCTGCTGGTGAGGCTGGGTCTGCAACCAAGGTACACTGGTCCATTTGATGCCATAAACAAGATTGTTCACACAGAAGGTATTGGGGGGCTTTGGAGAGGGGTTCTTCCAAATGTGCAGAGAGCATTCTTAGTCAACATGGGGGAGTTGGCCTGCTACGATCATGCGAAGCGTTTTATAATCCAGAATCAGATTTGCGAGGATGGTGTTTATGCTCACTCCTTAGCTTCTATCATGTCAGGTCTTTCAGCTACTGCTTTGAGCTGTCCTGCAGATGTTGTGAAGACAAGAATGATGAACCAAGTTTCGACTAAGGAAGCTAAGATCATATATAAGAGCTCCTATGATTGTTTGGTGAAGACAGTGAGAATTGAAGGTTTACGTGCGTTGTGGAAAGGGTTCTTTCCCACATGGGCAAGGCTTGGTCCTTGGCAgtttgttttttgggtttcttatgAGAAGTTCAGGTACATGGCGGGgctttcttctttttga
- the LOC122076706 gene encoding mitochondrial uncoupling protein 3 isoform X1, protein MHHVCSLLFAHSATYSFSLSSFSMERSKEKENTPTKIFLTSLSAMVAETTTFPIDITKTRLQLHGESLSSTRPTNAFQVAFEIVQREGMLGLYKGLSPAILRHLFYTPIRIVGYEHLREAFPSVSFSLVGKAFIGGLSGMIAQVVASPADLVKVRMQADGLLVRLGLQPRYTGPFDAINKIVHTEGIGGLWRGVLPNVQRAFLVNMGELACYDHAKRFIIQNQICEDGVYAHSLASIMSGLSATALSCPADVVKTRMMNQVSTKEAKIIYKSSYDCLVKTVRIEGLRALWKGFFPTWARLGPWQFVFWVSYEKFRYMAGLSSF, encoded by the coding sequence ATGCACCACGTGTGCTCATTATTGTTTGCTCATTCTGCAACTTatagcttctctctctcctcattctcCATGGAGAGAAGCAAAGAGAAGGAGAATACCCCCACAAAGATCTTTCTAACTTCACTGTCCGCTATGGTTGCTGAGACGACTACCTTCCCCATAGATATCACAAAGACGAGGCTCCAGCTTCATGGTGAATCACTTTCTTCAACTAGGCCAACTAATGCATTCCAAGTGGCATTTGAGATAGTTCAGAGAGAAGGCATGCTGGGTCTCTATAAGGGCCTCTCCCCTGCAATCCTTCGACATCTCTTCTATACACCAATCCGAATTGTTGGGTATGAACACTTAAGAGAGGCCTTCCCAAGTGTTTCTTTTTCCCTCGTTGGCAAGGCCTTCATCGGAGGTCTCTCTGGCATGATTGCTCAGGTTGTGGCTAGTCCTGCTGACCTTGTAAAGGTCAGAATGCAAGCAGATGGTCTGCTGGTGAGGCTGGGTCTGCAACCAAGGTACACTGGTCCATTTGATGCCATAAACAAGATTGTTCACACAGAAGGTATTGGGGGGCTTTGGAGAGGGGTTCTTCCAAATGTGCAGAGAGCATTCTTAGTCAACATGGGGGAGTTGGCCTGCTACGATCATGCGAAGCGTTTTATAATCCAGAATCAGATTTGCGAGGATGGTGTTTATGCTCACTCCTTAGCTTCTATCATGTCAGGTCTTTCAGCTACTGCTTTGAGCTGTCCTGCAGATGTTGTGAAGACAAGAATGATGAACCAAGTTTCGACTAAGGAAGCTAAGATCATATATAAGAGCTCCTATGATTGTTTGGTGAAGACAGTGAGAATTGAAGGTTTACGTGCGTTGTGGAAAGGGTTCTTTCCCACATGGGCAAGGCTTGGTCCTTGGCAgtttgttttttgggtttcttatgAGAAGTTCAGGTACATGGCGGGgctttcttctttttga